A single Zootoca vivipara chromosome 1, rZooViv1.1, whole genome shotgun sequence DNA region contains:
- the CXCR4 gene encoding C-X-C chemokine receptor type 4, whose product MDRSAGLSSAYFFDLSENGTDETGSGDDGNYQGEACFGQENADFNRIFLPTIFSIIFLTGIIGNGLVIVVMGYQKKLKSMTDKYRVHLSVADLLFVITLPFWSVDAVIGWYFGNFLCKVVHCIYTVNLYSSVLILAFISLDRYLAIVHATNSQRPRKLLAERIVYIGVWLPALLLTVPDIIFASTRKVTDEPDVKYVCQRFYPHETWTISFRFQHILVGLVLPGLIILTCYCIIISKLSQSKGQQKRKALKTTVILIVAFFACWLPYYIGISIDTFVFLGVIQNGCYFEEVVHKWIAITEALAYFHCCLNPILYAFLGAKFKTSAQNALTSVSRGSSLKILSKGKRGGHSSVSTESESSSFHSS is encoded by the exons ATGGATCGGAGCGCGGGT CTGTCTTCTGCGTACTTTTTTGACCTTTCTGAAAATGGTACCGATGAGACCGGCTCTGGTGACGATGGCAACTACCAAGGAGAAGCATGTTTCGGACAGGAGAACGCCGATTTCAACCGGATCTTCTTGCCCACAATCTTCTCCATCATTTTCTTGACAGGAATCATTGGCAATGGCTTGGTTATTGTTGTCATGGGCTATCAGAAGAAGCTGAAGAGCATGACTGACAAGTATCGAGTACATCTCTCAGTGGCTGACCTCCTGTTTGTTATCACTTTGCCCTTCTGGTCTGTGGATGCAGTGATCGGCTGGTACTTCGGCAACTTCTTGTGCAAAGTAGTCCATTGCATTTACACAGTCAACCTCTATAGCAGTGTCCTGATCTTGGCCTTCATAAGCTTAGATCGGTACTTGGCAATTGTGCATGCAACCAACAGCCAGAGACCCAGGAAGTTGCTGGCAGAAAGGATCGTCTACATTGGTGTCTGGCTACCAGCTCTGCTTCTGACTGTGCCCGATATCATCTTTGCTAGCACACGTAAGGTAACTGATGAGCCGGATGTAAAATATGTATGCCAGCGATTTTACCCTCACGAAACCTGGACAATTTCCTTCAGGTTTCAGCATATTTTAGTAGGCCTCGTCCTGCCTGGTCTTATAATCCTGACTTGCTACTGCATTATCATTTCCAAGTTGTCACAGTCAAAAGGCCAACAGAAGCGCAAAGCTTTGAAGACCACAGTCATCCTCATTGTTGCCTTCTTTGCCTGCTGGCTACCGTACTACATTGGCATCAGCATAGACACCTTTGTCTTCCTTGGAGTCATCCAGAATGGCTGTTACTTTGAGGAGGTTGTGCACAAATGGATCGCCATTACTGAAGCCCTGGCATATTTCCATTGTTGCCTGAATCCCATCCTTTATGCTTTCCTGGGTGCCAAATTCAAGACATCTGCCCAAAATGCTTTGACCTCTGTTAGCAGAGGCTCAAGCCTTAAGATTCTCTCCAAAGGCAAGCGAGGAGGACATTCTTCTGTTTCGACAGAGTCGGAGTCTTCAAGTTTCCATTCCAGctaa